aaaaaaataaaaaaaggtTGTAGCCATCAACATaaaaaacaccaaccccgtGAGTCTCCAACGAGAACTCCACAAGACCATTGACAAGGTATAGCAGACCACACCATCCCGACCCCTATCTCACAACACCCCACTGACCAACATCCCATCATACAAGCCTTTCAATCCGGGGTTGACCCATCAACAAAAAACtcatctcttcctcttcttccccttatccccccctccaacctccgaGGCGTACTCCGCCCCGCCAGTCACCCCCCCGCcgaacccaccccccatcatcgGCGGCAACGTCGTCATCGCAAccggcgcagcagcaacctcctccttgacgaGCGGCACCCCCATGTGCCTCCcatacctccccttcctcccattcccctcatcctcgctgaTGCACTGATCCGCCCCCAGCCCCGCATCCTTGCACCGACCGCAAGGCCTCTGCCTGTCGCACcccttcttgctcttgcgACACCTCTGGCAGCGAGGCTTGGTCGACAAGTCGGGGTGCTCGTCATCCCCGGCAGCAAGAGAAAGCCCGGTGTTGGACGCGACAGACTGCTTGCGTGAAGCCGGGAGCGAAGCCGGGGACATGGGACCCAAAGCGGCGGCGGTACCGCCGTTGACGGCTGCCGTCTTCACGGCCGCGggctccttcttgaccttgggcttctGAGGCCTTGGCTTGGActgcgcagcagcagccgcggCAGCCgcggcagccttggcttGGTGAAGCGTGTTCGCCTTGAGCTTGCTTCTTGGCTTGGGAGCCGCCATGGCGGGCTTGGGGGCGCTGTCCGAGCAGTAGCCATCTTCACCGCTCGTGTCGGCGCCGTCGGCGGGGCCGACAAAGTGGCTATCTGTGGTATGGAGGACCTTCTTGTGGTGACCGGCAGCGTCGAGCTTCTGTCTACGCGCCGCCGGCACGTCGTGATCGCTGTCCGCCTCGCTGGTGGCACCCGTCGACGAGGTGGCGTCCGCTCTGCCGCTAAAGGTGTCGTCCATGGTGGACGCCGACGTCCGGCCATGCGTGGAGATCTCACCCAGGCGCATAAGCTGGATGGCGACGTCCTTGTCTTCCTCAGACATGCAGCTGTTGGCGGTGCCGTCTGGTGTCGCCACCATGGGCATCCCCGGTGTGGCCGCGAAGCCGAAGCTGCCGCGCGAGCGCCGCATGTCACTGCTGGGCGTGGGGTACGTGGAAGGGTGCGCAAACCCGTTGTTGTAACTGTGCGGGGAGTgcaaagaaggccgaggatTGCTGAAGGGATTTGGCCCAGACTGAATATATGGCAGCGAGGGACGATGCTGATGATCAGCACGCCGTGCCGGTGAGACGGAAGGGTTGGACGTGGCCGCGGGCATCTGCAGAGGGGCATAGAGAGGCAACTCCTGGAGACAAATAAAACTCATGTCAGAAACCAGCATTCACAACCCGTTAGACGACGTCTTAAACATACCGAGCTGTCAAACTTGGGACGCTTGCGACGGCCACCCTCGACGATATTGTCCACACTGATTTCCGTGTTGCCGAGATGGTCCTTGCTTTTGCTCGACGACGAGCCTGGCGCGCCGTCGCCGCTGCTGTAGCCGTTGAAGCTTTCACCGTGACTGTCGCCATTCAACTGCGATCTGTTCTTGGCAGAACGTGACCGTACCTTCTTGGAGccggggttgttgtttgccGAGCCGCTGCGACGTCCACGTCCGCCATTAGGCGAAGGGCTACGCAGGCGTGACGCAGGCGGCGAGTGAGGTCTGGCAAAGAGATGGTCATCTGGgcgcggaggtggtggcagaggCGACTGGGACATGAAGGTGTCGGCGGTATAAAAGTTGTGTTGGGGCGCTGGCGGGTGGTCATAGGAATACGGCCGGGGAAGCTCATCGTGAACCCGCACGGAAACGGTCATATCATGAGCAAAGTTCTCGTAGTGGGGAATGAGGATATTGCCCTCCGCATCCTCAAAGCTTACGCCTTTGGAGATAGTCTGGGTGGTATACAGACCGTAAAAGTTCTTGACCGTCGACACGATCGACTCTGTGGCGTCGTGAGGGTAGATCTTGACACGAAGGGGCAGGCGCCCCCGCGATGCCTGGAAGATCAAGACGAACGTAACCTGCTTGGGCTCCGCGACGGTACGGGGCGAGATGCTGCCGTTAGGCTGACCTGGGCGCCCGTGTCCTATCCCGGTTGGCGACATGGCTGCCATTGTATGATATGTATATGTGTATCTAGTGTATCGCACCGTCGACGGTGGCTTCGTAAAGGAGGTCGTGTGATGGAATGTGTGTCGCCGGTGGGGCTCAGCACCGTTGGTTTTGTTCGGTCGATAAAGGACTCAACAATCGCATTGGCAGTGGACAAGCGCTCGAAAAAGGCGACGAGGGTACAATGCCAACGGACGGGTCCAGCTTGAGGGGCGGATGGACAGTGGTCTATCCTTGATTGAGGTCACCGCCAGTGCCGCAAGGACCCAGCCGACTCTTGtgggtgctgctggggtgGTGCCGGACGGTGTTGGGAAGTTGTTGGATCTGGACAGAGCAATGCGACGGTTAGAGCTGGGTGCAGATGGACAGCAGCAGGTAGAAGAGGCAATGCCATGAAGGGCTGATCGAACACAGGAAATGCGGTGGGGAACCGGGGGTGTAGGAATGCTCGATGGGTAGGAGGTAATGATGGTCGGGGTGCGAGCGCAACACAGCAAAAGCGGGTGCTCGTCGGGGGCAAGGCAAGCAAGCTTGCTTGAAAGCAGATAGAAGGTATACAGAGCAAGGTGTTGGAATCGCGAGGGACGGaaggggacgaggaggcTTACGGCAAGGTTGGGGAAGCGGTGGTGTCGTGGAGGAACTGAGCTGCGATTTCTTGTcgtctctgtctctgtctctgtctctgtctctctctttttttttctctctctctctcgttgttgaagatgcggGCCCGACCTAGTCAAGTTGGCAGAGTGTGAGCAAGGTgggagcagaagaagaatcGGGCTAGCCGGAAGCCGGCGATGGGTGACGGGCGATGGGATGGGGTGCCGGGAGGGGGACAATGGCTTACCAGAGGAACTTGGTTGGTTTGATGGCACCGGGTTGAGCAATTCGGAGGTtgtgggcgaggaagagaacGGAGGAGTCGCAAAGAATCTGCATTAAAAGAGCAGATGCCGGTAATCGCACACCCGCACACCAAACTGCCTGACCTTTGCGCGGATCCGTTCAGGGCAGTCCTCGACACTGTGCCACCGAGACACAATGGAGAGAGCAGCAAAACAGCAGAACAGCAGAACAGCAGAACAAACTGGACTGGAACAGATGGAACAGGCTGGACTGGCTTAAGGTATTGTGAATGGATTCTTGATATCTGTGATTTTGGGCAATTTCCGGCCTTGCGCTCCCCCCGATCGCATCCTCATCTAGCCCTTGCGCCAGGGTGCGAGG
The sequence above is a segment of the Podospora pseudocomata strain CBS 415.72m chromosome 2 map unlocalized CBS415.72m_2, whole genome shotgun sequence genome. Coding sequences within it:
- a CDS encoding uncharacterized protein (COG:S; EggNog:ENOG503NUFW), translated to MAAMSPTGIGHGRPGQPNGSISPRTVAEPKQVTFVLIFQASRGRLPLRVKIYPHDATESIVSTVKNFYGLYTTQTISKGVSFEDAEGNILIPHYENFAHDMTVSVRVHDELPRPYSYDHPPAPQHNFYTADTFMSQSPLPPPPRPDDHLFARPHSPPASRLRSPSPNGGRGRRSGSANNNPGSKKVRSRSAKNRSQLNGDSHGESFNGYSSGDGAPGSSSSKSKDHLGNTEISVDNIVEGGRRKRPKFDSSELPLYAPLQMPAATSNPSVSPARRADHQHRPSLPYIQSGPNPFSNPRPSLHSPHSYNNGFAHPSTYPTPSSDMRRSRGSFGFAATPGMPMVATPDGTANSCMSEEDKDVAIQLMRLGEISTHGRTSASTMDDTFSGRADATSSTGATSEADSDHDVPAARRQKLDAAGHHKKVLHTTDSHFVGPADGADTSGEDGYCSDSAPKPAMAAPKPRSKLKANTLHQAKAAAAAAAAAAQSKPRPQKPKVKKEPAAVKTAAVNGGTAAALGPMSPASLPASRKQSVASNTGLSLAAGDDEHPDLSTKPRCQRCRKSKKGCDRQRPCGRCKDAGLGADQCISEDEGNGRKGRYGRHMGVPLVKEEVAAAPVAMTTLPPMMGGGFGGGVTGGAEYASEVGGGDKGKKRKR